A window of Apium graveolens cultivar Ventura chromosome 8, ASM990537v1, whole genome shotgun sequence contains these coding sequences:
- the LOC141680257 gene encoding secreted RxLR effector protein 161-like, which produces MDKAYPVSTPMVVRSLEKKKDPFRPREKGEELLGPEVPYLSVIGALMYLANCTRPDIAFSVNLLARHSSDPTRRHWTGLKQIFRYFRGTMDMGLFYSKDSKMELVGYADAGYRSDPP; this is translated from the coding sequence ATGGATAAAGCATATCCTGTCAGTACACCCATGGTTGTGcgatcacttgaaaagaaaaaaGATCCATTCCGCCCAAGAGAAAAAGGAGAAGAACTACTTGGCCCTGAAGTACCATATCTTAGTGTCATTGGTGCGCTAATGTATCTTGCCAATTGTACACGTCCTGATATCGCATTTTCAGTTAATTTGTTGGCAAGACATAGTTCTGATCCAACTCGAAGACATTGGACCGGTCTGAAACAGATATTTAGATATTTTCGAGGAACAATGGATATGGGTTTGTTTTATTCTAAAGACTCAAAAATGGAATTAGTTGGTTATGCAGATGCAGGATATCGGTCCGATCCCCCATAA